The following proteins are encoded in a genomic region of Triticum dicoccoides isolate Atlit2015 ecotype Zavitan chromosome 1B, WEW_v2.0, whole genome shotgun sequence:
- the LOC119339308 gene encoding 10 kDa chaperonin 1, chloroplastic-like has product MAPSLLAAAASPFLIHGATGSTSRRPVAAVAPGRRAASSVRMRAAIKCDPSKVEPQSDRVLVRLETIPEKSAGGVLLPKSAVKFERYLMGEILSVGVDVSEVEAGKKVLFSDINAYEVDLGTEEKHCFCRESDLLAVVA; this is encoded by the exons ATGGCCCcctccctcctcgccgccgccgcctcgcccttcCTCATccacggcgccaccggaagcaccaGCCGCAGGCcggtcgccgccgtcgcccccgGCCGCCGCGCCGCATCCTCCGTGCGCATGCGCGCCGCCATCAAGTGCGACCCTTCCAAG GTGGAACCGCAGTCCGACCGGGTGCTCGTCCGTCTTGAGACTATCCCAGAG AAATCTGCTGGGGGAGTCCTGCTACCGAAATCTGCTGTTAAATTCGAGAGATATTTGATGGGCGAG ATTTTATCGGTCGGTGTTGATGTTAGTGAAGTTGAAGCTGGAAAGAAG GTTCTCTTCTCGGACATAAACGCTTATGAG GTGGACCTGGGAACAGAAGAGAAGCACTGCTTCTGCCGAGAGTCGGATCTCTTGGCTGTCGTCGCATGA